In the genome of Daucus carota subsp. sativus chromosome 9, DH1 v3.0, whole genome shotgun sequence, the window CCCTCAATTTTCCATCCTGTACTGTAACAAGATTAAATCATGAACACATATAGTTTTCCTAAATAAAGAGGTTAGCTTGCTTCCGCTGTTCAATTTTATTGTCTTAAAATAACATCATAATGCAGTAAATTACACTTTGCCTTTTCCAACATTTCACAGTCCCCCATATGTATTTTTCAATGTTAGCAACTAACGCAGCAGGTGAGTGCAAACATAACAGGAACAACGAATCCTACCTCACCACCAGTTGCAAGTACAGATCCTTCCTCATTAAAGGTAAGTGCCAACTGTCGTCCAACATCTTctagttgtttaaaaattttctcAGATGATTTCGGACTCCACCCGTGAACACCGTCTCGCTCTATGGCTTCCCATTCATACCATCTATACAAGTAAATAGTAATAATCAATGTTACTCTGAAATATATGTGCACTTTAAGAAATTTGGGTAGATTAAACCacagaaaattaattttaaggtTTAAAATGACATGATTATTTTTGTACATAAAATTACTACACAGAAAAGACATAAATTGTAAATGATCAAGGGGATGTTGCAAAATTAATACAGATACTTACCTACAGCTTTTCGGCATTGAGCACATAACGCCTTCTCCCTTAGGGTGTACAGCCATTCTAGAAGGCAAATCAGCCCCAGTACCAAGCTCTGCCACCTTAGAAGCAAACAGTTCATACTTAGTCCCGTAAAACCAGAGTCTGATGTACTCTTATTATCAACGATGACTAGTCAGTgtcaaaaatcaatatatttaagtatataaatatagttATCAAACAAAGGGAGACTCATGCTAAAAGTAAAGAAGCAGCTTGTGGCCTTAATTTGCTTATTTTGCAGAAAACAGCATTTTATAGATTGTAATACTCCATGTTTCATAAGGGAACATGAAGAAAATTTCAGAAACAGAAGCTAAGGTTTACAAATACATGCACGGACATCTTATATGGGTAATCCCCTGGTGATCTAGCAGCATCTTATGACAACAATGATTGTCTTTGCTCTTTTTATAATGGTCATAACATAGTTTTCTTCCAATAAGATCATGCCTTATTTGCACATTACAAGGTTGAATCTAAAAATTCAAACTCAGGATTTGTAAAGCCCTTTAGTGTAttgagcatctccaaccctgcAAAACCCTTACTTAATAATTTACTTGGTATgccaaaaacaaaatttatagataatatgtaaaaatttcAACACTCCAATGTACAAAacccttgtctataattatagtcaacccCTTACTGTtagactatatttgtcgaacgtATATAGACCTATAGTGAAATGTCACGTCATctgtattatattaaaataatatattatattaataacaacttgaaaaataaacaacataccatttttttttgtcataataaCATACTATATTTAAAACATAACAAATCATTATAACTTATTCCATTGAAGCGCAATGTCTTACaaattcagcaaattttacaaaattattattatatattattttagccaACTAATTTAGCTAAAACAGTGGGAGATGCTCATAACTTGCACAATCCCATGTTCAAAACTAATTAACATTATTAATTAGTTAGCTTTATCGCAAATTCTAAagataaatttatatacaatccaCCCTTTTGAATTAAACAGTATCCTACAAAAACATTGTAACAAGAAAGTTCATTCAATTTACCTACTCTTGTTTAAGAACTTTTCCTCAATTTACATGCATATTACGAAACAGATCAATCTGCATGCAACAATTATTCTCAATGTACTCGCAATATATGAATATAGACAATAATGTCATAGGAACACATACAGGGTGATCAGAGAGGGATTTAGTGTTGGGATCAAACTGTGATATTAAAAGGGCATTGGGGATGCCGATTCTGCCCTCGCCACCACCGCCGGAGAGAACCACGTGCCTGGTGGGTTTTATGGACGGCGGAGATTCCTCGACGGCAACATCATCATGATCACGATCATCTCGAGAGTTGGTATGATCATGGTGAGACTTGGTTTGAGGATCATCATTATTATCATGCTGAGACTTGATTAGAGGATCATCATCATGATCATGTTGAGGCTTGGTTAGAGGATCATTATCATTAATATCATCATCATGTTGAGATTTGGATGGAGAACCATGATCATGATCATGATCGTGATCATCTGCAGAATTGATTAGATTGAGGGGGAGCCAAGAAGATCCGTACAAAGGGACGCCATAAACCTTGTTGTAGACCATTATCTTGTTCTACGGATTCGGACACACAGATTCATGCgtgattgtttgaaatgtatGTATGTACTTGTGTTTCAGGGTGAACACatccattaaaaaaaaattatttcatcaAATCATATCTGTACCGGAAATCCTTTTTTAAACACCAGAcactattattttattcaaatataaatcaatttcTGATATAGAATTATAGATATAGTCGTCTTTTTCAAATCTAGTtgacaatatataattaattccattcatattaataataataaattatttattaaaattaatcatatgtTTGTCAtgttatttgagaaaaaaattgacACGAAATTTAGAATACACGTaaaattaattactaaaatacgAAAAAAACGACATGTGACAAGTGACAATCTACACGCGATTAAATATCACAGAAAATAATAATCTTAGATGTCTAAACCGTGGACGGATCTGATACATCATACAAAATATAGTACAATTTTTTCCgttataaaataacacaatAGTTCCCGGAATAAAATGTTATTGTTTTACGTGGACTATATGTGTAAATTTAGCGTAATACTAAAAATAAGataatcatattaaaaaaattaaatatctgatgtataaataagaaaaattaatcatattttatatacaatgtatctttcaaggtttaaactttttctatcaaaaaaaaagtttaaacttATGTTGCACAggattaaaatgaaaattttgtggTAGCATATTATTTATCTACCAAAAAAACAATTGGACATCAGCCCAGAGATAACTCCAAACCAGCCCATCTTCTCCCCCATGCAACCACATAAAAGACTCATCCCAGCCCATAAACCCACATAAACCCTGCAAAAACCCTCAAGTCTAGAACCTTCTCCCCTCTCCACAACCCCAGAGTTAAAACATTTGgcttgaaaagaaaaaagacatTTGGCTCATTTTTAGCACACAATTGAGGGCTATTCTCTACAACAGCAGCAATGGCTAAGCGTTTGATCCCAACTCTCAACAGAGTCCTCATCGAAAAAATCGTCCCCCCCTCCAAAACCACCGCTGGGATTCTCCTCCCTGAGAAATCTTCCAAGGTAAATTATATGCTCGGTGAATTAATTCAGGATTATATGagatttttcttatatattggagatttttaattaaaattattaaaatatttttaattattaatgggAGATTTTTATAACACTAATCTCTACTCGGTTCCGATATAAGAGTGACTGTGTGTTTTATTTCTTGATTAATCAATATTTTTCAACAGTATTGTATTGATAGTGTATTTCTAATCTGGATAAGCTGAGCTGGAGTAGAGTGTGGAGTAGAGTGTCTTGTATTGTATTGTTAAGTTTGTGGGTAGGTATGTGTTTGATGATGAGATGTGGTGTGTGTGATTGTGAAGCTGAATTCGGGGAAAGTGGTGGCGGTTGGACCAGGGGCTCTTGATAAATCAGGCAATAAGATACCAGTGGCTGTGAAGGAAGGGGACACTGTTCTTTTGCCGGAGTATGGTGGTACCCAAGTCAAGCTCGGCGAGAAAGAGTATGCCATTTTACCCACATTTTGTATTACTCGTCCCCATTAATTTGTCTTGTTTGACGGTTTGTGGTTAAATTGAACAAAGTTTGATggataattagtaattattcttAGTTAtcatgaaaaattgaaaaatattaaagttgAACATGTGTAGattcaacaataatatttttgagttaataatatatgaaaaaattccaaccaaaatttggtcaatttgaccacaaaaagtcaaacaagacaaataaattgggacAGAATGCATATATGTTATGACAAGAATGAATATAGTGATAATTTGATTCTTCCTCGCCGTAGTAAATAGGAGAGAAAATagaatttatttcttcttttttacaaaaaaaataaaaaaataggagTAAGCTGTGACACGTTCACTAAAAAAAAACCCTTTTGTAGCAAATcgtttattaagaaaaattgaTAATTGTTTAGCAAGtgaaatttatgtttttatttgaaGAGTGAGACTGTCGggatattttatgtttttatttactTAAGCTGTGAGTAAGTATTAGGGATAACAATGTCTGGCACGATCCAGAACACTGGTATAATTACAAtgtcaaaatatgaaaaattgacAAATTTGGAAAGATGATATGAAAATAATGCCAATTTAATTGAAAAGGAGTCAATAATCAGAATTTTACTCCTTTAAGctaatatttcatttttatcaaatttagccATGTAAATTCTCAAATTGCCACACCTAGTAataatttaaagtttaaaatgCAATTTTGTGTTGTTGAGTGCTTATTATGGTGAGGTGTTTATGTTGTTGCAGGTATCACTTGTTCAGGGATGACGATATCTTGGGCACTCTCCATGACTGATATATGACCACTTAAGGTTTTTCGACTTGAATATGTGATAAAAATTGATTATCGGAGGTTTTTAAACTATTACCAAAGCTTTAAATTTTAGTGTTTTTCGGAGATTTAGTTTTGGTTTTGGAGTTTGAATTCTCCGAGTGTATCAGTGATACAGTATTGATATGACTTTTCATATTATGCCGGAACAAAGTAATGAAAGTTAAAAGACAATCTCTTCTTGTTTTTACCTCTTCATATGGTTCAGTTCTTTACTTATGGATCTCTGACTAAAGATTTAGATTCGCCTGATACTTGCAGAATTAATGACTTAGTGTATGCAAATGTTTTGTTTATAATAGTGTTAGTTTTTGAGCAACTCGTGTGCTATTTTTGTTCTATTATGGTGCTaggaaaaaacaaattaaatgtttttgctgattttgttgAGCACTTCAGATCATTCCGCAACTCAAAGGGTAATTATTATGTCAATGTCTTCCTTGCCGTATCCCTCTATTAATTTTCATCTTCCTGATTAAACTCTTTGCTGTCTCATATCAAATTATCAATGGTCCTTAGATGCACTTTGTGGTTTTTGTTATTGCTGATGAGTCAATATGTTATTGAATTGATGTGGTATTAAATGTATCTAATTTAGGCATTTGGCGAGAAATGTAAGTCGGTT includes:
- the LOC108201875 gene encoding 10 kDa chaperonin, mitochondrial; this translates as MAKRLIPTLNRVLIEKIVPPSKTTAGILLPEKSSKLNSGKVVAVGPGALDKSGNKIPVAVKEGDTVLLPEYGGTQVKLGEKEYHLFRDDDILGTLHD